Genomic segment of Pseudomonas sp. CCI4.2:
GCTGGTTTTGCTGCTGCCGGCTTGGTCGTTACTGCTTTTGCAGCAGATTTAACGGCGGCCTTGGCGGCTGCCGGTTTAGCCGCGACGGGTTTGGCAGCAGCTTTAGTTGCTGGCTTGGCCGCTGCGGTTTTCGTCGGTGCTTTTGCCGCTGGCTTGGCTGCGGGTTTTGCCGCGGCCTTGACCAAGGGTTTTGCTACAGGTTTCGCAGCCGCCGCTTTCGACGCTGGCGCCACCGATGCACCGGTCAGTTTTTCGATTTGCTTGGTGAGCAAATCGACCTTGCTGTGCAGCGCTTTGACTTCGTTGCGGCTCGGTACACCCAGGCGAGAAATGGCGCTATTGAGGCGCTTGTCGAACGCACCTTCAAGCTCGCTCCACTTGCCCATCGCCAGGTCTTTGACATCGCCGACACGGGATTTTGCCGTTTTAGCGGTTGCCTTGGCAGCGTCAACTTGTTTGTCGACGCCGTTCTTGGTTTGCTTTTCAGCCTTCTCGCCGTCCTTCACAAGCGTTTCGAAAAGCTTACTTCCGTCATTGCTGATCTTGGAGTAAGCGCCTAAACCAGCCAACCAGATTTGGCGGGAGTATTTCTCAACCTCGCCGATCCACGAGCTGCCTTCTTTTTCGATTTTCTTTTTACCAGCCATCCCGCTCTCCTTATTGTTTACGCGCAATACGTTCAAGCAATGCCGTCAGCCCATCGAGCTTAGCAGACAGTGTCTCAACATCATGTTTAGACGCAATTCCGAAGCGATTCAAGGCACGAGAGACACGACGGTCAAAAGCATGCTCGACTTTTTCGAATTGCACTTCGAATTTGCCCTTCATGCCTTTGACTTCACGTTTGACGTCGTCGATATCACTGTTGATCTCGCTGTTGGCAGCTTCGATTTTTTTACCGATAACTTTTTTGCCTTCGCGCTCGGCGACTTCACCGGTCTTAATTAGCTCTTTGACGTAATCGGCGCCTTCAGAGCCGGCCTTGGCGTAGGCACCCAGGCCTGCCAGCCAGATCTTGCGGGCATAGAGTTTTACTTCGGAAAGGGCGGTTGCCTGTTCGGCTTCAACTTTCTTTTTCAAGGTTACTTTGGCCATGGTGCACCTCACGCTCAAGGGTTGGAGGAACTGCCCAGACGGTTAGTGGGCATGGAAGCCAAAGTAATCAGAAAAATTAGAATGCTCACCCTAGGTTGTTCACTCTTTGTAGATACGCAATCTCTGTAGGAGGGTCCGCCACGTCTTCGACGCTGCGCTGTCTCGCAGCAAACTGGGTGGCACTTTGTGTGGTTTGAGGTTGCAGGGTGTCAGGACTGAAGCCTTCCCGAATAAATTCGGTCCCACAGATTCTGGGGCTGCACAGATTTCTGAAGCAGGTGCCGAAGGCTGCGATCAGGTCCGAAGGAACCTCGCCAACAAGTTGGCTCCTACGGCTACTTCGGGCAACCCGGGCGCTATCGGCAGCCAACACAAGACCTGTGGGGAAGTCCTGTCACACCAACGCTTTATCCAGCGCTTTTTCGATTTCACTCTTGATGGTGCTGCTGAACGCTGACATCAGGAAGCCGACTTCAACCTCAACGGTGATCACTTCATCAAACACACTCACGGTGCCGCTCACGCCTGAACCCGCCAGTTTGACGGTGTCGCCTGACCACTTTGGCTCGACCGAATATTTCTCGGCCAGTTTCTGCACCAGTATTTCGGCTTTCTCTTTTGCTGCTTCACGACCTAGGTCGTGGGCACGTTCAACGCTAATTCGGGCCATCGAAGAACTCCTGTATCCATAGGTTCAGCCAGCACTCAATTAACGTCGGATGCGTCAATCGGTCCCGGCGCGTCACTATACTTACATTAAGCCTTGCCAAGACAAAGCCAGCCTCCGGGATTAGAATGACCGGCATTCTCTTCCGGTGACAGCGACATGAATGATCAGCGCAAAGGCAGCGATGCCGAACCCACCACTCACTTCGGTTTCAAAAACGTGCCGGAAAGCCAGAAAGCCGAGAAGGTTGCTGAGGTTTTCCACTCTGTAGCGGCCAAATATGACTTGATGAATGACTTACTGTCTGGTGGCATGCACCGGCTGTGGAAGCGTTTTGCCATCGAGTTGTCCGGCGTACGGACCGGCAACCGAGTGCTGGATATCGCCGGGGGCACCGGTGATTTGACGAAAAAATTCTCGCATTTGGTCGGACCGACCGGCGAAGTCGTGTTGGCCGATATCAACGCGTCGATGCTCAAGGTGGGTCGCGACCGGCTGCTTGACCTAGGCGTGGCGGGCAACGTCAAGTTCGTCCAGGCGGACGCGGAAAAACTGCCGTTCCCAGACAACCATTTCGACTGCGTGACCATCGCTTTCGGCCTGCGCAACGTGACCCATAAAGAAGATGCCCTACGCTCGATGCTGCGGGTACTCAAGCCCGGCGGTCGCCTGTTGGTCCTGGAGTTTTCCAAACCGACCAACAAGCTGATGTCCAAAGCCTATGACGCGTACTCGTTCGCCTTCATGCCGCTGATGGGCAAGTTGATCACCAACGACTCTGAAAGCTACCGCTACCTGGCAGAGTCGATCCGCATGCACCCGAATCAGGAAACCCTGAAATCGATGATGGTAGAAGCCGGCTTCGACCGCGTGACTTACCACAACATGACCGCAGGCATCGTCGCCCTGCATCGCGGCATCAAACCCTGATGATACTCAGGGGCTTGCTCGCTAGCGTCGAACACGGCATCAACCGTGTGCTGCGAATGGACAGCACCGCCTTGCCACGTCTGGAACGCCTGACAGGCAAAGTGGTTGCTGTTGATTGCCGTAGCCCGGCGCTGCAGCTATTCATCTTGCCCAGCAACGAAGGCTTGCTGCTGGCCGCTCACTGGGAAGCAGAGCCCGATTGTACCCTTCGGGCACCGGCATCGACGCTGCTGCGCCTAGCGATGAGCCAAGACAAAACTGCCGTATTGCATGGCCCCGACGTTGAGTTGGAAGGTGATAGCGCGGTTTTGCTGGAGCTGGCCGGGGTGCTGCAAGACCTTGAACTGGATTGGGAGTATGAACTCTCGCGCTGGCTCGGTCCTATTGCCAGTCCGCTCCTCAGCGGTCATCTGCGCAGTAGCGCCCGCTGGACCCGCGACGGCGTGGCCAACCTGACGCACAACCTTGCCGACTACCTCAGTGAGGAGTCGCGCACACTGGTCGGTCACCGCGAAGCGCAAGCGCGCTTTGCTGAATTGGACCAGACCAAGCAAGACCTTGAACGTCTCGAGGCGCGTGTTGAGCGCCTTGCCCTCCTCCTCAAACCCAGCGATAACGCATGAAGCTGCTTGCCGTCCGCCGTTTGTTTCGCATCCAACGCGTGGTTATTCGCTACCGTCTTGATGACTTGCTATTCGCCCTGCCGTTGCCGTGGTGGATGCTCGCCTTGCGCTATGTCATGCCGTGGCGCTGGTTCCCGCGCAAAACCCTGGACCTGAGCCGAGGCGCACGCCTGCGTTTAGCCCTGCAAGACCTCGGGCCGATCTTCATCAAGTTCGGTCAACTGCTCTCGACTCGACGCGACCTGCTCCCTGAGGATATTGCCGACGAGCTGATGCATTTGCAGGATCGCGTGCCGCCGTTCGATTCGCAGTTGGCCATCAATCTGATCGAACAACAGTTGGGCGCAAAAATCAGTGCCGTGTTCAGCCGCTTCGACGTTGCCCCTTTGGCCTCGGCCTCGGTGGCGCAAGTACACGCTGCGCGGCTTAAAACCGGCGAAGAAGTGGTGGTCAAGGTCGTGCGCCCCGGCCTCAAACCGATCATCGGCCAAGACTTGGCGTGGCTGTTCATTTTGGCGCGGATTGCTGAGCGACTGTCGGCCGACGCCCGCTTGCTACACCCGGTAGATGTTGTCAGCGATTACGAAAAAACCATTTACGACGAACTCGACCTGTTGCGCGAAGCGGCCAACTCCAGCCAGCTTAAACGCAACTTCGAAGGCTCGCCGTTGCTGTACGTGCCCC
This window contains:
- a CDS encoding phasin family protein — encoded protein: MAGKKKIEKEGSSWIGEVEKYSRQIWLAGLGAYSKISNDGSKLFETLVKDGEKAEKQTKNGVDKQVDAAKATAKTAKSRVGDVKDLAMGKWSELEGAFDKRLNSAISRLGVPSRNEVKALHSKVDLLTKQIEKLTGASVAPASKAAAAKPVAKPLVKAAAKPAAKPAAKAPTKTAAAKPATKAAAKPVAAKPAAAKAAVKSAAKAVTTKPAAAKPAAAKKPAAPKAATPKPAAKPATTPAPSASTAPAATAAPATTPSSTPASQS
- a CDS encoding phasin family protein; its protein translation is MAKVTLKKKVEAEQATALSEVKLYARKIWLAGLGAYAKAGSEGADYVKELIKTGEVAEREGKKVIGKKIEAANSEINSDIDDVKREVKGMKGKFEVQFEKVEHAFDRRVSRALNRFGIASKHDVETLSAKLDGLTALLERIARKQ
- a CDS encoding polyhydroxyalkanoic acid system family protein, which encodes MARISVERAHDLGREAAKEKAEILVQKLAEKYSVEPKWSGDTVKLAGSGVSGTVSVFDEVITVEVEVGFLMSAFSSTIKSEIEKALDKALV
- the ubiE gene encoding bifunctional demethylmenaquinone methyltransferase/2-methoxy-6-polyprenyl-1,4-benzoquinol methylase UbiE, with product MNDQRKGSDAEPTTHFGFKNVPESQKAEKVAEVFHSVAAKYDLMNDLLSGGMHRLWKRFAIELSGVRTGNRVLDIAGGTGDLTKKFSHLVGPTGEVVLADINASMLKVGRDRLLDLGVAGNVKFVQADAEKLPFPDNHFDCVTIAFGLRNVTHKEDALRSMLRVLKPGGRLLVLEFSKPTNKLMSKAYDAYSFAFMPLMGKLITNDSESYRYLAESIRMHPNQETLKSMMVEAGFDRVTYHNMTAGIVALHRGIKP
- a CDS encoding ubiquinone biosynthesis accessory factor UbiJ; the protein is MILRGLLASVEHGINRVLRMDSTALPRLERLTGKVVAVDCRSPALQLFILPSNEGLLLAAHWEAEPDCTLRAPASTLLRLAMSQDKTAVLHGPDVELEGDSAVLLELAGVLQDLELDWEYELSRWLGPIASPLLSGHLRSSARWTRDGVANLTHNLADYLSEESRTLVGHREAQARFAELDQTKQDLERLEARVERLALLLKPSDNA